The Kluyvera intermedia genome window below encodes:
- the pdxH gene encoding pyridoxamine 5'-phosphate oxidase, with the protein MSDNDDLQQIAHLRREYTRGGLRRHDLPAEPLPLFERWLAQACEARLADPTAMVVATVDENGQPYQRIVLLKHYDEKGLVFYTNLGSRKAHQLEQNPQISLLFPWHMLDRQVMVIGKAERLSTLEVMKYFHSRPRDSQIGAWVSKQSSRISARGILESKFLELKQKFQQGDVPLPSFWGGFRVTVEQMEFWQGGEHRLHDRFLYQREADAWKIDRLAP; encoded by the coding sequence ATGTCTGATAACGACGATCTGCAGCAAATCGCGCATCTGCGCCGAGAGTACACCCGTGGCGGCCTGCGTCGCCACGATCTTCCCGCCGAACCTCTGCCGCTTTTTGAACGCTGGCTTGCCCAAGCCTGTGAAGCTAGATTAGCTGACCCAACGGCAATGGTTGTGGCCACGGTTGATGAAAACGGTCAGCCATACCAGCGTATTGTCTTGCTCAAACATTATGATGAGAAAGGTTTGGTGTTCTACACCAACCTCGGTAGCCGCAAGGCGCATCAGCTTGAACAAAATCCGCAAATCAGCCTGCTGTTTCCCTGGCATATGCTGGACAGGCAGGTGATGGTGATTGGTAAAGCAGAACGTCTTTCGACCCTTGAAGTGATGAAATATTTCCACAGCCGTCCTCGCGACAGCCAGATCGGTGCCTGGGTTTCCAAACAATCCAGCCGCATTTCTGCCCGTGGGATCCTCGAAAGCAAATTCCTCGAACTGAAACAGAAATTCCAGCAAGGTGATGTGCCGCTGCCGAGTTTCTGGGGCGGTTTTCGCGTCACCGTGGAACAGATGGAATTCTGGCAGGGCGGTGAACACCGTCTACACGATCGTTTTTTGTACCAACGTGAAGCCGACGCCTGGAAAATCGACCGACTGGCGCCATAA
- the mliC gene encoding C-type lysozyme inhibitor, which produces MKKILIAVVPLMLAGCSTYNQFMERMQTDTLEYQCEEKPLTVHLNNPRQQVGFIYDNKQLNLIQGVSASGARYTDGIYVFWSKGNEATVYKRDHIVLNNCQLQNPKR; this is translated from the coding sequence ATGAAAAAAATACTGATCGCTGTAGTCCCTTTGATGCTGGCCGGGTGTAGCACCTACAACCAGTTTATGGAACGTATGCAAACCGATACCCTCGAGTATCAGTGTGAAGAAAAGCCCCTGACGGTACATTTGAATAATCCTCGCCAGCAGGTGGGCTTTATTTATGATAATAAACAGCTGAATCTGATTCAGGGTGTTTCCGCTTCCGGCGCACGCTATACCGATGGCATCTATGTATTTTGGTCGAAAGGCAATGAGGCCACCGTCTACAAACGCGACCATATTGTTTTGAATAACTGTCAGTTACAAAACCCTAAGCGTTGA
- the anmK gene encoding anhydro-N-acetylmuramic acid kinase, with product MKSGRYIGVMSGTSLDGVDVVLAAIDESRVAQLASMSWPIPIALKEAVLAICQGQPLTLSQLGQLDNRLGNLFADAILALMEREHLKAQDIVAIGCHGQTVWHEPKGDAPHTMQIGDNNIIAARTGVSVVGDFRRRDMALGGQGAPLVPAFHQALLMHPIERRMILNIGGIANLSLLVPGQPVRGFDTGPGNMLMDAWIWRNLGKPYDKDAEWANDGKVILPLLQDMLSDPYFAAPAPKSTGREYFNYAWLAQFLTRYPGLRPQDVQTTLTELTAVTISEQVMLSGGCDRLLVCGGGSRNPLVMARLAGLLAGTEVAATDEYGISGDDMEALAFAWLAWRTVAGLPGNLPSVTGASEASVLGAIFPANPQNNKS from the coding sequence ATGAAATCCGGGCGATACATTGGCGTCATGTCGGGAACCAGCCTTGACGGTGTGGATGTGGTGCTTGCCGCGATAGATGAAAGCCGCGTCGCGCAGCTCGCCAGCATGTCCTGGCCCATTCCTATAGCGCTTAAAGAGGCCGTACTGGCTATCTGTCAGGGACAACCGCTCACACTCTCACAGCTCGGGCAACTGGATAATCGACTGGGTAACCTATTTGCCGATGCCATTCTTGCGTTAATGGAACGGGAACATCTCAAGGCGCAGGATATTGTAGCGATTGGCTGTCACGGACAAACCGTCTGGCATGAGCCGAAAGGTGATGCACCGCATACGATGCAAATTGGCGACAACAATATTATTGCCGCGCGGACTGGCGTTAGCGTGGTCGGTGATTTCCGTCGTCGCGATATGGCGCTTGGCGGGCAGGGCGCACCGCTGGTTCCGGCATTTCATCAGGCATTGCTCATGCACCCTATCGAGCGGCGGATGATCCTCAATATTGGTGGCATCGCTAACCTCTCATTATTGGTGCCCGGTCAGCCGGTACGCGGGTTCGATACAGGCCCTGGTAATATGCTGATGGATGCCTGGATCTGGCGAAACCTCGGTAAGCCGTATGATAAAGATGCCGAGTGGGCAAACGACGGTAAGGTTATCCTGCCGTTATTACAGGATATGCTGAGTGACCCCTATTTTGCGGCACCCGCGCCAAAAAGTACCGGACGTGAATACTTTAATTATGCCTGGCTGGCACAGTTCCTTACCCGTTATCCGGGGCTGCGTCCGCAAGATGTGCAGACCACTTTAACAGAGTTGACGGCAGTGACTATCAGCGAGCAGGTGATGTTGAGCGGCGGCTGCGATCGTCTTCTGGTGTGCGGAGGCGGAAGCCGTAATCCATTGGTGATGGCGCGTCTTGCCGGGTTGTTAGCGGGCACAGAAGTGGCAGCGACCGACGAATACGGTATTAGCGGTGACGACATGGAAGCACTCGCCTTTGCCTGGCTGGCGTGGCGAACCGTGGCCGGATTACCGGGTAATTTACCGTCAGTGACAGGGGCATCGGAAGCCAGCGTACTGGGTGCCATTTTCCCGGCAAACCCTCAGAATAATAAGAGTTAA